The following are encoded together in the Flavobacterium haoranii genome:
- a CDS encoding electron transfer flavoprotein subunit beta/FixA family protein, whose product MKILVCISHVPDTTSKINFTNGDTEFDTNGVQFVINPNDEFGLTKAVILKEQTGANVTVVNVGGADAEATLRKALAIGADEAIRVNANPTDGMFVAKQLAEVVKEGGYDLVIAGTESIDYNGGMVPGMLAAMLGYNFVNSSIGLEVTGNEAKIVREIDGGKETVSTSLPLVIGGKKGLVEEKDLRIPNMRGIMMARSKALTVKEPTGDTVATKVVKFEKPAPKSACKMISPDNIDELISLLHNEAKVI is encoded by the coding sequence ATGAAAATACTAGTTTGCATCAGTCATGTGCCTGATACTACTTCAAAAATCAACTTTACAAATGGAGACACTGAATTTGACACTAATGGTGTTCAATTTGTAATCAATCCAAATGATGAATTTGGTTTAACTAAAGCAGTTATTTTAAAAGAACAAACAGGAGCAAATGTTACTGTAGTTAATGTTGGCGGAGCTGATGCTGAAGCTACATTAAGAAAAGCATTAGCTATTGGTGCTGATGAAGCTATTAGAGTAAACGCAAATCCTACAGACGGAATGTTTGTAGCAAAACAACTAGCAGAAGTAGTTAAAGAAGGTGGATATGACCTAGTGATTGCGGGTACCGAATCTATTGATTATAACGGAGGTATGGTTCCTGGTATGTTAGCTGCCATGTTAGGTTATAATTTCGTTAATTCTTCTATTGGTCTAGAAGTAACTGGAAATGAAGCTAAAATTGTTCGTGAAATTGACGGAGGAAAAGAAACTGTTTCGACAAGCTTACCTTTAGTTATTGGAGGGAAAAAAGGTTTAGTTGAAGAGAAAGATTTACGTATTCCAAATATGAGAGGAATTATGATGGCGCGTTCAAAAGCTTTAACAGTAAAAGAACCAACAGGTGACACTGTAGCAACTAAAGTTGTAAAATTTGAGAAACCAGCTCCAAAATCGGCTTGTAAAATGATTAGTCCTGACAATATTGACGAATTAATCAGTTTATTACATAACGAAGCTAAAGTAATCTAA
- a CDS encoding electron transfer flavoprotein subunit alpha/FixB family protein has translation MSILIYAESSEGKFKKVALELASYAKKVADSLGTTVTAVTVNNSNVSDLSKYGVSKVLKVTNDKLNNFNAKAYADIIKQAAEKEGTKVVALSSTTDSLYLAPLLAVALNAGYASNVVALPVSTAPFQVKRTAFSNKAFNITEINTDVKVIGLAKNSFGLAEDAVSLTEEDFSPSLNDADFSVKTENVEKVTGKVTIADAEIVVSAGRGLKGPENWGMIEDLASVLGAATACSKPVSDIGWRPHSEHVGQTGKPVAANLYIAVGISGAIQHIAGINASKVKVVINTDAEAPFFKVADYGIVGDAFEVVPKLVEKLKEFKANNA, from the coding sequence ATGTCAATTTTAATATACGCAGAATCTTCTGAAGGGAAATTTAAAAAAGTTGCATTAGAATTAGCTTCTTATGCAAAAAAAGTTGCTGACAGTTTAGGAACTACAGTTACTGCAGTTACTGTAAACAACTCAAATGTTAGCGATTTATCAAAATACGGTGTAAGTAAAGTTTTAAAAGTAACTAACGATAAATTAAACAACTTTAATGCAAAAGCTTATGCAGATATAATTAAACAAGCTGCAGAAAAAGAAGGAACAAAAGTTGTAGCATTATCATCAACAACTGATAGTTTATATTTAGCTCCACTTCTAGCAGTTGCTTTAAATGCAGGATACGCTTCTAATGTTGTAGCACTTCCTGTAAGTACTGCTCCTTTTCAAGTAAAAAGAACTGCATTTTCTAATAAAGCTTTCAATATTACAGAAATCAATACTGATGTTAAAGTTATTGGTTTAGCTAAAAACTCATTTGGTTTAGCAGAAGATGCTGTTTCGTTAACTGAAGAAGATTTTAGTCCATCATTAAACGATGCAGATTTTTCAGTAAAAACTGAGAATGTAGAAAAAGTGACTGGTAAAGTAACTATCGCTGATGCTGAAATCGTAGTTTCTGCAGGTCGTGGTTTAAAAGGACCTGAAAATTGGGGAATGATTGAAGATTTAGCTTCAGTTTTAGGAGCAGCTACTGCTTGTTCTAAACCAGTTTCTGATATTGGATGGAGACCTCACAGCGAGCACGTAGGTCAAACCGGTAAACCTGTTGCAGCAAATTTATACATTGCTGTAGGTATTTCTGGAGCAATTCAACATATTGCTGGTATCAATGCTTCTAAAGTAAAAGTTGTTATTAATACAGATGCCGAGGCGCCATTCTTTAAGGTTGCTGATTATGGTATTGTAGGCGACGCTTTTGAAGTTGTACCAAAATTAGTAGAGAAATTAAAAGAATTTAAAGCTAATAATGCATAA
- a CDS encoding bifunctional nuclease family protein yields the protein MSLVKLTIKGISYSQTQNGAYALILNEVDGERNLPIVIGAFEAQSIAIALEKEIKPPRPLTHDLFKSFADRFDIVVKQVIIHKLVDGVFFSSIICERDKIEEIIDARTSDAIALAIRFNAPIFTYKNILDKAGIYLNMNSSDKDNEDEDGDEALSTPETFGIESEKNINPGDFSHYTIEELYAKLDEAVQNEDYEKAAKIRDEISRKES from the coding sequence ATGAGTTTAGTTAAACTTACTATAAAAGGAATTTCTTACAGCCAAACACAAAATGGAGCTTATGCCCTAATTTTGAACGAAGTTGATGGCGAAAGAAATCTTCCTATCGTAATTGGTGCTTTTGAAGCGCAATCTATTGCTATAGCATTAGAAAAAGAAATAAAACCACCTCGCCCATTAACGCACGACTTATTTAAAAGTTTTGCCGATAGATTTGATATTGTGGTAAAACAAGTTATCATTCACAAGTTGGTAGATGGTGTTTTCTTTTCAAGTATTATTTGCGAAAGAGACAAAATTGAAGAAATTATTGACGCTCGTACTTCAGATGCAATTGCATTAGCCATTCGATTTAATGCTCCTATTTTTACTTACAAAAACATTTTAGATAAAGCTGGTATTTATTTAAATATGAATAGTTCCGACAAAGATAACGAAGACGAGGATGGTGACGAAGCCTTATCTACACCAGAAACTTTTGGCATTGAAAGCGAAAAAAATATAAATCCAGGCGATTTTAGCCATTATACAATTGAAGAGCTTTATGCTAAACTCGATGAAGCAGTTCAAAATGAAGACTATGAAAAAGCTGCTAAAATTAGAGACGAAATTTCAAGAAAAGAATCATAA
- a CDS encoding NupC/NupG family nucleoside CNT transporter yields MKKILPLFFSLFFVFSFGQEIEKKWQLSSSNGDFLELKEGSYNLKLSNDSISQNGDYLVQDNFLFLFENGSDSPTKRFRIETKTDSTLTLKKGEKAYSFFSSNKIKKETKSSELVPNQGLTAIGLGRGILGMLCLLAVAFIFSSNRKAINWKTVGLGLSAQLVLAVGVLKVPFVKAAFEFVGNLFVLVLDFTRAGSEFLLGGMMNVESFGFIFLFQVLPTIIFFSALTSVLFYLGVIQIVVKGMALVLTKILQISGAESLSVAGNIFLGQTEAPLMIKAYLEKMNKSEILLVMIGGMATVAGGVLAAYIGFLGGNDPVLRLEFAKHLLAASVMAAPGAIVVSKILYPQTESINTNVEVTKDKIGSNILDAIATGTTEGLKLAANVAAMLLVFIAFIAMINYTLGWIGDWSGLNEVIANNTPYSKFSLETILGIVFAPLMWLIGVATEDMMLMGQLLGIKLAASEFVGYIQLAELKNAANEIHFTYEKSVIMATYMLCGFANFASIGIQIGGIGSLAPNQRKTLSEFGLKAVIGGSLASLLSATIAGMIIG; encoded by the coding sequence ATTAAAAAAATATTACCACTATTTTTTTCGCTATTTTTTGTTTTTTCTTTCGGTCAAGAAATTGAAAAAAAATGGCAATTAAGCTCTTCTAATGGCGACTTTTTAGAACTAAAAGAAGGAAGTTATAATTTAAAATTATCAAACGACAGTATTTCACAAAATGGTGATTATTTAGTTCAAGATAATTTTTTATTCTTATTCGAAAATGGTTCAGATTCTCCAACAAAGCGTTTTAGAATTGAAACCAAAACCGACTCCACACTTACATTAAAAAAAGGAGAAAAAGCCTATTCGTTTTTTTCTTCAAATAAAATTAAAAAGGAAACAAAATCTTCTGAATTAGTTCCAAATCAAGGTTTAACAGCTATTGGTTTAGGTAGAGGAATTTTAGGAATGCTTTGTTTATTAGCAGTCGCATTTATTTTTAGTTCAAATAGAAAAGCTATCAATTGGAAAACAGTTGGATTAGGGCTTTCGGCTCAATTAGTTTTAGCGGTAGGTGTTTTAAAGGTTCCTTTTGTTAAAGCTGCATTCGAATTTGTTGGTAATCTTTTTGTATTAGTACTAGATTTCACGAGAGCAGGTAGCGAATTTTTATTAGGTGGAATGATGAATGTAGAGAGCTTTGGCTTCATCTTTTTGTTCCAAGTTTTACCTACAATTATTTTCTTCTCTGCTTTAACTTCGGTATTATTCTATTTAGGTGTAATTCAAATTGTAGTAAAAGGAATGGCTTTAGTTTTAACTAAAATCTTACAAATTTCGGGGGCAGAAAGCTTATCTGTTGCAGGTAATATCTTTTTAGGACAAACAGAAGCACCTTTAATGATTAAAGCTTATTTAGAAAAAATGAATAAAAGCGAAATTCTATTAGTAATGATTGGCGGAATGGCAACTGTTGCTGGTGGAGTTTTAGCTGCATACATTGGATTTTTAGGTGGAAACGACCCTGTATTGCGTTTAGAATTTGCGAAACATCTTTTAGCTGCATCTGTAATGGCTGCTCCTGGTGCTATTGTGGTTTCTAAAATTTTATATCCTCAAACCGAAAGTATAAATACTAATGTTGAAGTCACAAAAGATAAAATTGGTTCAAACATTCTTGATGCTATTGCTACAGGAACTACTGAAGGTTTAAAATTAGCTGCTAATGTTGCTGCTATGCTATTAGTTTTTATTGCTTTTATTGCCATGATTAATTATACTTTAGGTTGGATTGGAGATTGGAGCGGACTAAATGAAGTTATTGCCAATAATACTCCTTACTCTAAATTCTCTTTAGAAACTATTCTAGGAATTGTATTTGCGCCATTAATGTGGTTAATAGGTGTTGCAACTGAAGACATGATGTTGATGGGACAATTATTAGGAATAAAATTAGCGGCATCAGAGTTTGTTGGATACATTCAATTAGCCGAATTAAAAAATGCAGCAAACGAAATACATTTCACTTATGAGAAATCTGTAATTATGGCAACTTATATGTTATGTGGATTTGCCAACTTTGCTTCAATTGGAATTCAAATTGGAGGAATTGGTTCATTAGCTCCAAATCAAAGAAAAACATTATCAGAATTCGGATTAAAAGCAGTAATTGGAGGAAGTTTAGCTTCGCTATTATCAGCTACTATTGCTGGAATGATTATCGGGTAA
- a CDS encoding four helix bundle protein, whose product MRNFRDLDIWKDARILVKEIYILTESLPENEKFGLISQINRCAISIPSNIAEGCAKSSNKDFCRFLEISLGSCYELETQLILCSDLEFISLEIAETKIIFIKI is encoded by the coding sequence ATGAGAAACTTTAGAGATTTAGACATTTGGAAAGATGCAAGAATTCTTGTCAAAGAAATTTACATTTTAACTGAATCCTTACCTGAAAATGAGAAATTTGGATTAATTTCTCAAATTAATAGATGTGCTATTTCAATTCCTTCAAATATAGCAGAAGGTTGTGCTAAAAGTTCTAACAAAGATTTTTGTAGATTTTTAGAAATTAGTCTTGGTTCTTGCTATGAATTAGAAACACAACTTATATTATGTTCTGATTTAGAATTTATTTCTTTGGAAATAGCTGAAACAAAAATTATATTTATAAAAATTTAG
- a CDS encoding thymidylate synthase — MKQYHDLVKHVLENGHQKGDRTGTGTISVFGYQMRFDLSEGFPMVTTKKLHLKSIIHELLWFLKGETNIAYLKENDVKIWDAWADENGDLGPVYGHQWRNWNSEEIDQITELIETIKKNPNSRRMLVSAWNPSVLPDTSVSFAENVANGKAALPPCHAFFQFYVADGKLSCQLYQRSADIFLGVPFNIASYALLTMMIAQVCDLQPGDFVHTFGDAHIYNNHIEQLELQLSRECRPLPTMKMNPEVKNIFDFTYDDFTLEGYDPHPHIKGQVSV, encoded by the coding sequence ATGAAACAATACCACGACTTAGTAAAACATGTATTAGAGAATGGTCATCAAAAAGGTGACAGAACGGGAACAGGAACTATTAGTGTTTTTGGATACCAAATGCGATTCGATTTAAGTGAAGGTTTCCCAATGGTAACAACAAAAAAGTTACACTTAAAGTCAATTATACATGAATTGTTGTGGTTTTTAAAAGGTGAAACTAACATCGCTTATTTAAAAGAAAATGATGTTAAAATTTGGGATGCTTGGGCTGATGAAAATGGCGATTTAGGTCCAGTTTACGGACATCAATGGCGTAACTGGAACAGCGAAGAAATTGATCAAATTACAGAATTAATTGAAACCATAAAGAAAAATCCAAATAGCAGAAGAATGTTAGTTTCTGCATGGAATCCAAGTGTTTTACCTGATACTTCTGTTTCATTTGCTGAAAATGTTGCCAATGGAAAAGCAGCGCTTCCTCCTTGTCATGCTTTCTTTCAGTTTTATGTTGCCGATGGAAAATTAAGTTGTCAGTTGTATCAACGTAGTGCTGATATTTTCTTAGGTGTTCCTTTTAATATTGCTTCTTATGCTTTATTAACGATGATGATCGCACAAGTTTGCGATTTACAACCTGGAGATTTCGTACATACTTTTGGAGATGCTCATATTTACAACAATCATATTGAACAATTAGAATTACAACTTTCTAGAGAATGTCGCCCTTTACCAACTATGAAAATGAATCCAGAAGTGAAAAATATTTTCGATTTCACTTACGACGATTTTACTTTAGAAGGTTATGACCCACATCCACATATTAAAGGTCAAGTTTCGGTTTAA
- a CDS encoding energy transducer TonB, which produces MKYIYLLTLLFLSANSFSQEEKEVKKAIIKSNDSLNGKEIDVPFSIIEDIPIAPGCESVEKNKRMECFNAYMTEHIQKHFKYPKAAAKKNIQGKVLVTFIINKDGFVEQIETNGGHELLRQEAYRIIDNLPQFRPGLLRGKPVKVQYGLPITFRLR; this is translated from the coding sequence ATGAAATATATTTATTTACTCACTCTCCTATTTCTTAGTGCCAATTCATTTTCTCAAGAAGAAAAAGAAGTTAAAAAAGCTATAATCAAGAGTAATGATTCTTTAAATGGAAAAGAAATTGATGTTCCATTCTCTATAATAGAAGATATTCCTATAGCTCCAGGATGTGAAAGTGTTGAAAAAAATAAAAGAATGGAATGTTTTAATGCATATATGACAGAACACATTCAAAAACATTTTAAATATCCTAAAGCTGCTGCAAAAAAGAATATACAAGGGAAGGTTTTGGTAACCTTCATTATAAACAAGGATGGTTTTGTAGAACAAATTGAAACCAATGGAGGTCATGAACTTTTAAGACAAGAAGCTTATAGAATCATTGATAATTTACCGCAATTTAGGCCCGGATTACTCAGAGGTAAACCTGTAAAAGTCCAATATGGTCTTCCCATAACTTTTAGACTTAGGTAA
- a CDS encoding DUF2797 domain-containing protein: MDYQGTLQKMQTELGNPIQYYLVFEDSFIHVNQAIGKNFSMEFVGYQCLNCGQPKKIFRQGFCYDCFMSSPAVGDWIMKPELSTAHLDIEDRDLEYEKRVQLQPHIVYLALSSEVKVGVTRKTQVPTRWIDQGAIQAIPIVEVPNRYLAGITEVALKDYFTDKTSWQKMLKNDVSHADLIAERLKIETVLPEEVKPYFLNAPQLYNLDYPVEQYPTKVTSLNLDKTPNYSGTLAGIKGQYLIFNDGTVFNVRSYEGYVVKISL; the protein is encoded by the coding sequence ATGGATTACCAAGGAACACTTCAAAAAATGCAAACAGAATTAGGAAACCCTATTCAATATTATTTAGTTTTTGAAGATAGTTTTATACATGTAAATCAGGCAATAGGAAAGAATTTTTCAATGGAATTTGTGGGTTATCAATGTTTAAATTGTGGGCAGCCCAAAAAGATTTTCCGGCAAGGGTTTTGTTATGACTGTTTTATGAGTAGTCCAGCTGTGGGCGATTGGATTATGAAGCCAGAATTAAGTACAGCACATTTAGATATAGAAGATCGGGATTTAGAATATGAGAAAAGAGTACAGTTACAACCTCATATTGTGTATTTGGCTTTATCTAGTGAAGTGAAAGTGGGAGTGACAAGAAAAACTCAAGTTCCTACTCGATGGATCGATCAAGGCGCAATACAAGCAATTCCAATTGTTGAGGTTCCTAATAGATATTTGGCAGGAATTACTGAGGTGGCTTTAAAAGATTATTTTACCGATAAAACGAGTTGGCAAAAAATGCTGAAAAATGATGTTTCTCATGCCGATTTAATTGCTGAACGATTGAAAATAGAAACTGTTTTACCAGAAGAAGTAAAGCCTTATTTTTTAAATGCACCTCAGTTGTATAATCTTGATTATCCTGTGGAACAATATCCAACAAAAGTAACAAGTTTAAATTTAGATAAAACACCAAATTACTCTGGAACTTTAGCAGGAATAAAAGGGCAATACTTAATCTTCAACGATGGAACCGTTTTTAATGTTCGTTCGTATGAAGGTTATGTAGTAAAAATTAGTTTATAA
- a CDS encoding GH3 auxin-responsive promoter family protein, giving the protein MPLPIINSIASWILKKRIHQMELFLKYPHEVQEELLHSLLKSAENTVIGKKYDFSSIKNYKTFAERVPVSTYEDLEPLIEQTRKGAQNVFWNTPIKWFAKSSGTTNAKSKFIPVSSEALENCHYKASKDLLCLYLNNNEESQLFTGKSLRLGGSKQLYEDNNTFFGDLSAILIDNMPIWAEFSSTPSNKVSLMGDWETKLPAIINETIQENVTSLAGVPSWMMVLLNKTLETTGKQSLLDIWPNAEVYFHGGVSFEPYRDQYQKLFPKDNFRYYEIYNASEGFFAIQDLNNSNELLLMLDYGIFYEFIPMDTFGCPNQKVIPLSEVELHKNYAVVITTNSGLWRYLIGDTVRFTSINPYRIVVSGRTKHHINVFGEELMVENTDKALAKTCSELGCEVIDYTVAPIFMKEQEKGAHEWIVEFKTLPSNIEKFSILLDENLQKLNSDYEAKRYNNMTLNPLKLNVARTNLFYDWLKENDKLGGQHKIPRLSNERKHLEELLKMQLIHI; this is encoded by the coding sequence ATGCCATTACCCATAATAAACTCAATAGCGTCATGGATTTTAAAGAAACGAATTCATCAAATGGAATTGTTTCTAAAATATCCGCATGAAGTTCAAGAAGAGCTTTTACATAGCTTATTAAAATCGGCTGAGAATACGGTTATTGGCAAAAAATATGATTTTTCAAGCATTAAAAATTATAAAACTTTTGCAGAAAGAGTTCCCGTTTCTACTTACGAAGATTTAGAACCTTTAATTGAACAAACCAGAAAAGGAGCGCAAAACGTTTTTTGGAACACACCTATCAAATGGTTTGCAAAATCGAGCGGAACAACCAATGCAAAAAGTAAATTTATACCTGTTAGTAGTGAAGCATTAGAAAATTGTCATTATAAAGCCAGCAAAGATTTGTTGTGTTTATACTTAAACAATAATGAAGAATCTCAATTATTTACTGGTAAAAGTTTACGTTTAGGCGGAAGTAAACAATTATATGAAGATAACAATACATTTTTTGGCGACTTATCAGCTATTTTAATTGACAATATGCCCATTTGGGCCGAATTTAGTTCAACTCCAAGTAACAAAGTTTCTTTGATGGGAGATTGGGAAACCAAGCTTCCAGCCATTATCAACGAAACCATTCAAGAAAATGTAACCAGTTTAGCCGGAGTTCCAAGTTGGATGATGGTTTTACTCAATAAAACTTTGGAAACTACTGGAAAACAAAGTTTACTAGATATTTGGCCTAATGCCGAAGTATATTTTCACGGCGGAGTGAGTTTTGAACCATATAGAGATCAGTACCAAAAATTGTTTCCAAAGGATAATTTCCGCTATTATGAAATCTATAATGCATCTGAAGGTTTTTTTGCCATCCAAGATTTAAACAACTCCAACGAATTGCTTTTAATGCTCGATTATGGCATTTTTTATGAATTCATTCCAATGGATACCTTTGGTTGCCCAAATCAGAAAGTAATTCCTTTAAGCGAAGTTGAACTTCATAAAAACTATGCGGTTGTAATTACTACAAACTCAGGATTATGGCGCTATTTAATTGGTGATACCGTTCGCTTTACTTCCATTAATCCTTATCGAATTGTTGTTAGTGGCCGAACTAAACATCATATAAATGTTTTTGGCGAAGAATTAATGGTTGAAAATACTGATAAAGCTTTAGCTAAAACTTGTAGTGAATTGGGTTGCGAGGTTATTGATTATACTGTAGCACCAATTTTTATGAAAGAACAAGAAAAAGGTGCTCACGAATGGATTGTCGAATTTAAAACATTACCATCGAATATAGAAAAGTTCTCTATTTTACTAGATGAAAATTTACAAAAATTAAATTCAGATTATGAAGCCAAGCGATACAACAATATGACATTAAATCCGTTAAAGTTAAATGTTGCCAGAACAAATTTATTTTACGATTGGTTAAAAGAAAACGATAAATTAGGTGGGCAACATAAAATTCCTAGGTTATCGAATGAGCGAAAACACTTAGAAGAACTTTTAAAAATGCAACTGATTCATATTTAA
- a CDS encoding TolB-like translocation protein yields the protein MLLSSALDSEKEEGSIAFTPSQKTIFYTQEDTSNSGTFDLYKAELDLNSKDYWTNVQKVENIIPVGYSIETPTVSADGKKLFFASNMPGSFGGFDLYEVAINEKALLQFKKLRFKH from the coding sequence TTGTTGCTTTCAAGTGCTTTAGATTCTGAAAAAGAAGAAGGTTCAATTGCTTTTACTCCAAGTCAAAAAACAATTTTCTACACGCAAGAAGACACTTCTAATTCAGGAACATTTGATTTATATAAAGCCGAATTAGATTTAAATTCTAAAGATTATTGGACAAATGTTCAAAAAGTTGAAAATATAATCCCTGTAGGTTATTCAATTGAAACACCAACAGTTTCTGCAGATGGTAAAAAATTATTCTTTGCTTCAAATATGCCTGGTAGTTTTGGAGGATTCGATTTATATGAAGTAGCTATTAATGAAAAGGCTCTCTTGCAATTTAAAAAACTTAGGTTCAAACATTAA
- a CDS encoding OmpA family protein — protein MKRLSCNLKNLGSNINPKEDEKFPNTTKDNKYLFFSSKGHLNTGGFDVFKSSIVNNEYLTALNLGTSINTRKDDQAFILVDEDKGYISSEKAPGDFDILKFKINRYETPNKTYQVVEKETLTPLPNAKVVLKDEFGNIVSETIANDKGEIKLPLNPISYNTILVNKEGYLPVETMFTSENILSNPIKLEQDKPVVTEDAIVIESIYFEFNKATITKESQLSLNKIVNVLNEYPEMKLAIGAHTYNKGSDKYNMVLSQKRAKSTVDYLTAKGISKERLTYKGYGESKPLIDCGGKCTAEEDQKIDV, from the coding sequence ATGAAAAGGCTCTCTTGCAATTTAAAAAACTTAGGTTCAAACATTAATCCTAAAGAAGACGAAAAATTTCCTAATACTACAAAAGATAACAAATACTTATTTTTCTCTTCAAAAGGTCATTTAAATACTGGAGGTTTTGATGTTTTCAAAAGTTCTATTGTAAATAATGAATATTTAACAGCTTTAAACCTTGGAACTTCTATTAATACACGAAAAGACGATCAAGCTTTTATTTTAGTTGATGAAGATAAAGGTTATATTTCATCTGAAAAAGCTCCTGGAGATTTTGATATTTTAAAATTCAAAATTAACCGATATGAAACTCCAAATAAAACCTATCAAGTAGTAGAAAAAGAAACATTAACGCCACTACCTAATGCTAAAGTTGTTTTAAAAGATGAATTTGGAAACATTGTTTCAGAAACTATCGCTAATGATAAAGGGGAAATAAAACTTCCATTAAATCCAATTTCTTACAATACAATTTTAGTCAACAAAGAAGGTTATTTACCAGTAGAAACCATGTTTACTTCGGAAAACATTTTGTCTAATCCTATAAAATTAGAACAAGACAAACCAGTTGTTACTGAAGATGCTATTGTAATCGAAAGCATTTATTTTGAATTCAACAAAGCTACAATTACAAAAGAATCACAACTTTCTTTAAATAAAATTGTAAATGTATTAAACGAATATCCTGAAATGAAATTGGCAATTGGTGCACATACCTACAATAAAGGTTCTGATAAATACAACATGGTTTTGTCTCAAAAAAGAGCAAAATCTACAGTTGATTATTTAACTGCTAAAGGCATTTCTAAAGAACGCTTAACTTACAAAGGTTATGGAGAATCGAAACCTCTAATTGATTGTGGTGGAAAATGTACAGCGGAAGAAGATCAGAAAATAGACGTGTAG
- a CDS encoding sensor histidine kinase encodes MTELEEALKERVKELTCLYEVTSYISNDKESTKKTLTAIAFSIKKALKDETNTQVLIRINKTKIITINSIVNLKETYKTPITIFNKKNGSIHIFTENNIILEEEKDLLKDIASKISNYIERIEDRKREKEIKRKMEQADRLVILGEITAGIAHELNTPLTNILGFSELLLDEFKNNKNVSEDINKIINNAIFSREIVKKLMFFSCEMPQKMRKINIVPTIKNAIDFLNPIFKKQQIKHIILIDKTEIYLNADSVQLTQIIFNLLMNAVYFSPQEGLVTISVHDEEKNVILKIADEGKGIPINIQRKIFQPFFTTKPIGEGSGLGLSVVHGIVSSHKGNITIENNSEKGVTFVISLPKNNK; translated from the coding sequence ATGACAGAATTAGAAGAAGCTCTAAAGGAAAGAGTGAAAGAACTTACATGTTTATATGAAGTAACTTCTTATATTTCTAATGATAAAGAAAGTACAAAAAAAACACTTACCGCAATAGCTTTCAGCATTAAAAAAGCATTAAAAGATGAAACTAACACACAAGTATTAATAAGAATAAACAAAACTAAAATAATAACCATAAACAGTATTGTTAACCTAAAAGAGACTTACAAAACACCTATTACGATATTTAATAAAAAAAATGGTTCTATACATATTTTTACAGAAAATAATATTATTCTAGAAGAAGAAAAAGATCTTTTAAAAGATATTGCCTCAAAAATTTCAAACTACATTGAGCGAATTGAAGATCGCAAAAGAGAAAAAGAAATAAAAAGAAAAATGGAACAAGCTGATAGGCTTGTTATTTTGGGCGAAATTACTGCCGGAATTGCACACGAACTAAATACCCCACTAACAAATATTTTAGGCTTTTCAGAACTTTTACTAGATGAATTTAAAAATAATAAAAATGTTTCTGAAGACATAAATAAGATAATAAACAACGCTATTTTTTCAAGAGAAATAGTAAAAAAATTGATGTTTTTCTCATGTGAAATGCCACAAAAAATGAGAAAAATAAACATTGTTCCTACAATTAAGAATGCCATTGATTTTTTGAATCCCATTTTTAAAAAGCAACAAATTAAGCATATTATTTTAATAGATAAAACTGAGATTTATTTAAACGCAGATTCCGTTCAACTTACTCAAATTATATTTAATTTATTGATGAATGCCGTATATTTTTCTCCTCAAGAAGGTTTAGTTACTATATCTGTTCATGATGAAGAAAAAAATGTAATTTTAAAAATAGCTGATGAAGGAAAAGGAATTCCAATTAATATTCAGAGAAAAATATTCCAACCCTTTTTCACTACAAAACCTATTGGAGAAGGTTCAGGACTAGGTTTAAGTGTAGTTCACGGAATTGTATCTTCTCATAAAGGAAATATCACTATTGAAAATAACTCAGAAAAAGGAGTTACTTTTGTTATTTCATTACCCAAAAACAACAAATAA